The Actinomycetota bacterium DNA window TAGGGGCGGATTGTTTCCGGCGTATTTCTCGAAGGTTAAATGTATGTTAAGAACGGGATTGCCATTCAGTCGGGTTGGCCGCGGTTTGATGAGGCGGAACTTGTTCCTTAACACAGCATTGCTATGCTCGTAGTTTTGCTCGTGTTATGAGCCTGTTGCACAAAGTGAAAAAAGACAGTAAAAACCACAATATGTTGTATTTGCGTTAGTCGATAATGACAACATATGGATGACGATTTAGTTTATGCAACAGGCTCTTATAATGGCTTAAAGGATAAACGATTCGCAAAGTCGAAGGAGGTTTTGGATTGGATAATCAGCAATCTCAAGACCTTATAGAGCAGATAAAAGAGTTTCTCAGGGCTATCGATGCCGACGAGGCTATTCTATTTGGGTCAAGGGCGAGGGGCGATGCCCTTGAAACGAGCGATGTCGACCTGGTTGTTATCGACGATAAGTTTGCGGAAATGCCGTTTCCTCGCCGCCTGATATATGTAAGCGAGCTGGACAAGAAACCAAAAAGGCGGTTCGGGACCGCCTTTTTGATGCAATGGAGGGATGCTCCATACTGTATATCCTATATGTTTTTAGAGCGCATCAACCCCGCGCTCACCGGTCCTGATCCTTATTGCATCCTCGACGGAGTAGATGAATATCTTTCCGTCACCGATCTTGCCGGTCTTCGCCGCTTCGGTTATCGTCTCGACTACCTGGGAGACCATACCGTCATCGACGAGTATCTCAAGCTTGGTCTTGGGTACGAAATCCACCTTGTACTCCGCGCCGCGGTATACTTCCGTATGTCCTTTTTGCCGGCCGAAACCTTGGACTTCCGACACGGTAAGGCCTTGGACGCCTATTCCGCTGAGGGCGTTTTTTACGTCATCGAGTTTGAACGGCTTGATTATCGCTTCTATCTTTTTCATCGGTATCCCTCCTTAAGTTACTTGCTCACCGGAGCGGGCTTCGCCGCAAAGCTCGGCGCGGCCTGGGTTGCGTTGACGGCGTGCTCTAAGGTGCCGCTGCTAAACCCGCCGAGCGCGTAGCCGTTCTCGCTGTGGAGCGAGAGGTCGAGACCGTTGACCTCAGCTTCTTCACTCACACGCAGGCCCATTACCGCTTCGATGGCTTTGAGTATGATAAACGACATGATGAACGAGTAGCCGATGGTCGCGCCGATGGCGATGATTTGTTTGACAAAGAGGTCCATGCCGCCGTAGAGCAGGCCGTTCGCGCCGGCTTCGTTAATCGCGACAGTCGCGAAGACGCCGGTGAGAAGCGCCCCGACTATACCGCCGACACCGTGCACGCCGACCACGTCGAGCGAGTCGTCATAGCCGAGCTTGAACTTGAGGCCGACTGCGAGGTAGCATAGGATGCCACCGATAAAACCGATTGCTATCGCAGCGATGGGGCCGACAAAACCGGCTGCCGGGGTGATAGCCACAAGTCCCGCCACAGCGCCTGAGGCCGCGCCTAAGGTCGTTGGCTTGCCGGTCTTTAGCTTCTCGGCGATTATCCAGCCCAAGGCTCCCATACCGGTAGCTATGTGCGTTACCACGAATGCCACTGCGGCTAGGCCGTTCGCCGCAAGGGCGCTTCCGGCGTTAAACCCGAACCAGCCAAACCACAGGATGGCCGCGCCGAGAATGGTCATCGGCAGGTTGTGCGGGTGCATGGCTTCCTTGCCGAAGCCTTTGCGTTTGCCGATAACGATTGCCGCCGCCAGCGCCGCGACCGCCGCGTTGATGTGGACGACGGTGCCGCCCGCAAAGTCGAGCGCGCCGAGCTGCATTATCCAGCCGCCGCCCCACACCCAGTGCGCGACCGGGCTGTAGACGAGTACCAGCCACGCGACCATAAAGACCGCGTATGAGCTGAACTTCATTCTTTCCGCGAACGCACCGGTGATAAGGGCCGGTGTTATGATGGCGAACATCATCTGAAACGCCATAAAGAGAATCTCCGGTATGGTGCTTCCTTCAGCCGGCGCCATACCCACGCCTTTGAGGCCGAACATGCTTAAATCACCTATAAGTCCGAACTTGTCCGGGCCAAACGCGAGGCTGTAACCGACCAGCACCCAAACGATCGTCCCTATTCCCAGCATGATGAAGCTGTGCATTATCGTGCTGAGCACGTTTTTGCTCCGTACCAGGCCGCCGTAGAAGAGCGCGAGTCCCGGGGTCATAAACATAACCAGAGCCGTTGACATTAACATCCAGGCGGTATCGCCCGTATCAAGAGTTCCCATTGGGTATCCCTCCATTCAAAGTGTCAATTGCATTGAGCATCCCTTAATTGTCTAGGAGCTATTTGGTTGTCAAAGAGCGACCGCGGCCATGTTTCAATGATAAGCAACGGATGTTTCAGGCGAATTTCGTTGACGTTAAATGCGTGTTGCTCTTAGGTTTCGAAAGTGTTTCGAGTATGTTAAGGCGAGGTTACGCGGGGGGTTATCGAAAAACACATTCTACGGCGGCGAGGTTGTGGCATCCGCGATAATCTGCGTTAATGTTCCTAGTAGATATAATGAAAACGGAGAGGCGGTACTGTGGATAAGATGAGCGCCTTGCGGTCATGCCGGCTATTTGTCGGTTTGCCCGAATACAATATCGAAGAACTCGACTCTATCTCTCACCCGCGCGCGTTTTCCAAAGACGAGATAATCTTCGCCGACGGCGAGGAGGGCGAGGGGTTCTATGTCGTGATAGACGGGCGGGTCAAAATATACAAGATAGGCGCCGACGGGCGGGAGCAAATTCTGCACTTTGTCGGCGAGGGAGACCCGTTCGCCGAGGTAACGCTCTTTGCCAACACCGCGTATCCGGCTTTTGCCAAGGCGGTTACCAACGCGCGGACGCTTTTTTTCAGGCGCGACGATTTCAAGGCGCTCGTCTGCAAAGACCCGCAGTTGAGCTTGAACATGATCGCGATTCTCTCGCGGCATCTGAGGCGCTTCGCCGTCCTCGTCGAGGAGTTATCGCTCAAAGATGTGCCGGCAAGGGTGGCGCGATATCTGCTAAACCTGGTACCCAAGAACGGCCGCCGCGGCGAAGCCGGCACACAGGTTGAGCTTGATACGAGCAAGACCGAACTCGCCCAGCGCCTGGGGACGATTAGCGAGACCATCTCGAGGACGCTCGGCAAGATGAAGGCGAGCGGTATCATCGATATCGATGGGAAAAAGATCACGATAATCGACGAGGAGATGCTCGAAGAACTGGCCGAAGGCGCACGAAAGTAGATTACCCGGTACCACGAGGGCGACCATATCGAAGTCAGCGAAGCCCACCGGGTACTGCCGGTCGCAAAGGGAGGCGTTGTCGAGCGAATAATTAACGCGCCGACTGGGAAAAAAGGATTTACGACGCCGGTATCGCAGTCTACGGCTTCGGAAGCGTTTCTTCGTATCCGGCTTCGCGGGGCGGGCTTAAAAGTCCTCAAGATACGAACGTGTGAAAACGATACTTTAAGATAGAAGTGTACGACACACCGTTACCTGGGAGGATACTCTATATGAGCGCCGGCAAGCTCAAGCGCGTGTGCGCCTTTCTTTTCGCGGCAGCGTCGGTCTTTGCGATTACGAGCATCGTCGTAAGGCGGCGCAAGGACGTTGCGCATACTTGCGCTTGCGGTGAGCACGAATGCGTGTGCGATATCAACAACAAGAAATGGTTTAACGTGCCCGAGCTGCTCGTGGAGACTATTTCGCACGCCAACGGCGCCGGGGCTCGCCGAGCCTCGAACGCCCGGTTGCAAGCGGGAGAGATAAATCGAACCGCGGCGACGCTCAAAGACATCTTCGAGAAGATAAAAGAGAAATCTCCGTCCAACGACAGTATCGCCGGCATCATAGTCAGTCTGGTAAACTTGCAAAACGCCGTCACGCCGGAATCGGCTATCGATGTTCGAAACATCCACTTCATGAAATCGAGAAATCAAAACCATATGGTAATCGACCTTTATACCGAGCATTACGGCAAACGCCTTTACGAGGAAGAACTCAACCGCCTCTGGGACGACATCTTCTTAGCCGACAACTTTTGGAACGCGGATTTTGTGAGAGTTCGTATCAAAGTCAGGGACAAGAGGACCGAGAGAGCGCTCGAGACCATATCCTGCGATTTCGACGAGGTACGAAAGTACTTGCAAGGCGAGATACCGCTCGAAGAGTTCCAAGGACACTGGAGGAGGCGTAAACCAGGGGCGACCAAAGACAGTGGCGGCGGCTCGCGAACCATCAAGCGCGTCGGGAGAAAATAGGCCGAAAGCATCACCATAAAGCGAACTCAGGGCTGTGTGCGCGGTTCTTTTTACTATTCCACCGGTTAAGCAACCAACGGCAGGTTTGTGTGAAATGCGTTGAATATCGGTTTAAACTAGCCCCGTCGCGGGTATCCATCTATCAACGTATATTGTGGCTCGCTAAATGCGGCTACGGATTGGGCGAGTAAGGGAGGTCACACTCATGGATATGTCGGCTATCGGCGTAGGGGTTATAGGTTTATCGACAGTACTTTTTATCGCTTATCGCTGGAGCAAAATGCTCGCGGAGAGAGGGATGATCGAGATTACACGCGTAGAACTATCCGATGACGGGAGCGCCGTCGATATCACATATCTGGTCAAGAAACCCGGGCGCATCCTCGACCGCCGGGGCAAGGTCTGTTTGCTCGACGAGATGCGAGCGAAAAAGGTAAACGCTATTTCGGCGTCGGAACTCGGAGACGTTATCGACATCAACAGCCGTCGCGACTCGAACGGCAGCATACGCGTGCCCAACAAACACAAGCTGGTTCGCAAGGGTTCGGTCGTCACGGTCGCGATTGGCGACTACAGAAGGGAAGACCTCATCGTAGTATAGCGGGGTTGGGCCGGTTTCGAAGTGCCGCGAACCTATCGCCCCTATTCCTCTTTTTCCTGCTCTTTTTCGGCCCGGATTATTCTAATCAGCGCGACTCGGCGCTGTTGCATCGATTGGATGCGGAAACGGTGGCCGCTGTGCTTAATTTCCTCTCCGGGGCGCGGTATGTGGCCCAGCTTGGAGAGTACCCAGCCGGCAATCGTGTCATACTCCGGAGACTCGGGGATTTCCAACTCGAAGCGCTCGTTTAACTCATCGACAGTGATTCTGCCGTCGACGACTATCTCCCGGTCGCTGACGGCTTTTATGAGTTCGTCTTCTTCCGCCTTAGCGCCGAATTCACCGACTATTTCCTCGATTATGTCTTCGACAGCGACGATTCCCGATGTGCCGCCGTATTCGTCGAGGACAACTGCGAGTGAGAGCTTGCTGGTCTGCATATCTTTGAGCAGGCTAATGGCGCGGCGCGTCTCCGGCACGTGGATGACCGCGCGCATGATGTCGATAACCGGCGCGTCGAGCTGGTTATTTTCGATAAGGTCGATAAGGTCGATAAGGTGTATCGCCCCGATGATGTTGTCGAGGTTTTCCTGGTAGACCAGGAGACGCGAGTGCCCGCTCTCTCTCGTTTCCTCCAGGGCTTCCTTGACGGTGGCGGTCGATTCCACGGCCGTAATATCGGGGCGCGGCACCATTATCTGACGCGTTAGGATATCGCCGAACTCGAAAGCCTGCCGGATAAGTTCTTTCTCCTCATCGAGGAGCGCCGAATGCTGGGTCACCAGGAATTTCAACTCGTCTTCCGTAGTCGAGGGCGCGACGTCTTCGGGGCGGACCCCGAAGAGGCGGATGACTAAGTTGGTCGAAATCGTAAGCGCTCTGATAACGGGATAGGTGATGACGCTAAACCACTCGATGGGACGGGCTACCGCGAACGCGATTTGCTCCGATTTCAAGATGGCGAGTCTTTTCGGGACGAGTTCGCCGAAGACCAGGGTTATGTAGGATACCGCGAAAGTCACCAGAACGAGCGCGACCGCGTTGGGCGCGCGGGAGATTAGTGGTATGTCGAGCATTTGAATGAACCGGCCGACGTCGTCGGCGAGCTGGGAGGCTGCGGTGGCACTGGCCATGAATCCCGCCAATGTGACCCCGACCTGGATGGTCGCGAGAAACCTGCTCGGGTCTTTCGAGAAGTCGAGGACGATGTGAGCCGTCTTCGAACCCTTCTCGGCCATCGGGCGGATTCGTGTTTCGCGCACCGATATGACTGCGATCTCGGCACCGGCGAAGAATGCGTTTACGAATATTAATGCGCTGATGAGTATGAAGTTGAACTGTAACTCGCTCATTGCGTCCTTTCTCAAAGTGCTATGTAGTAAAGTATAAGACGCCGTAGAACAATTGCAACCCTTCTTTCAATTGGTATATGTTGACAGGCTACCGGTTTAATGGGTATGATTGACTTAGTTTTAAACCTGACAAACCCCAACCAGAGCATATGATATATCGAAAAACACGCGACAGAGTTATACTGGGTGTGCTATTAGTCGGCGCGATGTTGGCTGGCGCTTCGTCGTTGGCACTTGCCCAGGATACCGCCGCACTCGTCGAAGAGCGCTGCACGGAATGCCATCCCGCGGAGAAGCGCTGGAAGAACGTGAAAAAGACCGAGAAGCAATGGACCCGGATAATCGACCAGATGGTACGCTACGGGGCGCAGCTCAACGATGCTGAAACAGCGCTTACCGTCGAGTACCTCACGGCGATGAGTAAGGGCACGATAAAACAGCCCACTACTACCACGACGAAGATAATACCTAAGCCGGTCGTCACAACGACCGTCGAAGGAAAAGACGCCCACGCTCTCAAGACGACGACCACGGTTACCGAGCCGCCGACGACCACTACTTTGGTTACTACGCCGACCACTGTGCTTGCCGTAGCCGTGGCCCCGCCTACCGAGAACGTTCCCGGCCAGCAAGCCGAGACCGGCGTCGAGATGGTCTGGTACCTTCTTGGAGGCGGAATGTTGCTCGGGAGTGGAATATCGCTGAGGAACAAAAATAAGCAATTGGACAGCTAGGTTCGTGCCGTCCGTTGAGTGATGCTCGCTCTATAGCGGTGAACCGGAGCGGTGCGGTGAACCGGAGAAGAAGACCAGCCCTGGGGGGCTTATTTTTTTTGCGGTCTTACCGCGGGCGCAGCCTGTATGAATGAGTCTGAGTCGAACCGGGTTTTGCCGCCGGCCCCTTGACGGTATTGCCCGTACTGGTCGTATCGTCGTCTTTGTTTCCCTTGTTTATGCGGTCGATTGCTTGCAGGGCCTCTTGATAGCCGGGGTCGTAGACGAGCGCTTGCCGATAGTCGGCGATAGCTTGTTCGTCCCGGCCCATGCGATCATACGCCGCCGCCCTGTAATAATACGCCTCGACCGTATGGGGCATCATCTCTACCAATTGGTCATAGACTTTAACCGCCGACCCGTAGTCGCCGGTGGCCATGTGGATATCTCCCAGCTCTAAAAAGACCATCGGGTCCATAGAGCCGCTTGCGCCGATATTCTTCAGCCTCGCATCCACTCTGTCTTGCAGTCGTTTTCTCTTTGCCGCGAAACCTTCTTTGACCTCGGCGATGTCGGCGGATTTCGGGTTGATGAACTCCGCGGCGCGTATCGCTTCGAGCATCTCATCATAGAGGCTAAGCGCCAGGCTTGCCTCGGCGCGGCTCATGTGCGACTCGATGTTTGCCGGGTCCTCCACGGACGCTTTGCGTGCGGCTTTCAGGTCCGCTACCAGTTCGGCATAGGTCTTCGGCTTGTCGCCGACGGGCTTCTTCTTTTGCTCCGGTTCTTTGAATAGCTGTTTTACCACGCGGACGATACTTGTCTTTAGCGGTTTTGTGTCGACAAGGACACCTTGGACATTAAGTCTGGTCTTTGCGCTGTATTTTGGGTTACATGTTGTAAGCGTTACTTTCGCGTCGCTCGTCGGGCGCAGGGTGGATACGTTCTTCGGGTCTACGACCGCGACGGTCTCGACCCGGTACTCGTACCGGTAGTCGACTGTCTCGAGGATTATCACATCACCCTGGTTTAGCTCGTCGAGCCGGTTGAAGGGGCGGGTATAGGTCACGCGGTGGCCGGCGATTCCGCAATTTCCTTTGTCGCCGGGGTTGGCCATCCCGGCGTAGTGGCCGGGGCCGTTCTTTAAGGCCTCGGGGGACGAGTTCTCCATCACGACCTGGTTTACGCCTATCTTGGGGATGATTATCTTCGTCTTAGGAAACGGCGTCTTAGTTTTCTTGCCATTACCGGGGGCCGCACCGCCCAGAATCGCTTCTTCGTCGGGCAGCCGGCCGGCGGCGACCATGCGGTCTTGATCGTTCCGCACCTTTACGGCTTCGGCCGTCTGGCTCTTGGCCTGCTTCTCCCAGGCCTTCATGAGTTCCACCGATTTATAGTAGCCGTAGGCTTCTGTGGCAAGCGGAAATACGATGACGATAATGCCGCTTATGATAAGTAGGTTTGAGAGGCGCTTTCTCGATTTTCTGCTGAGCTTTTCTAATCTCTTACTAAACACGGATGACGCTATTTCCACCTTATGCCATCGTTTGCATTAAGCTTACCGGAAAACGCGCTGTTAATCCAGCCTAAGGCAAGATTTTGCCCGCGGGTGAAGCTACTTGTCGGACGAAGAAGCAGTCGCAGCGACAGGCTCCTATCATCCTTGACACGCCCCCCGCAAGCGGGTATCTTGAATACGCGACGGATGTCGTGAAACAAGCGCCCGTAGCTCAGGGGATAGAGCGTTGGTCTCCGGAACCAAAGGTCGTAGGTTCGAATCCTACCGGGCGCGCAACATGTAAGCAGGTGAAATGCTTAGACAAGCCAGGGGAATAATGCCCGAAAGTACCAAAAAAGTACCAAAATAAAAAAACCTGCGGGAATTAACCGCAGGCCTTGAAAGTACCAAATGGCGGCAGCTACGCTTTAGCCGTCTCCGCGCCAAACAAAACGCCCTCTAGCTTCGTTGCAGCGTCTTTCTGTGTTAAATGCTAGCGCCACTCTTGAATTTCAATACCCCAGACTGCATTAGCAGACGATACATCCAGATAATACCAGCCAGGCGGTACGTGTAAATAACTGCGGTCGGAGCTAGGACCATCAATCGATGTGTCATAGAGATGATAATGAAGAATTAAAAACTGGGTCCAGCAATATCAATCTCAGTATCCTCAATGGTTTTATAGATTTGATAGATTGTATTAATGCTAGTTCCCAGACCTACCTTAATTCTTCTACCCTAACATTCCATTTAG harbors:
- a CDS encoding HlyC/CorC family transporter, producing the protein MSELQFNFILISALIFVNAFFAGAEIAVISVRETRIRPMAEKGSKTAHIVLDFSKDPSRFLATIQVGVTLAGFMASATAASQLADDVGRFIQMLDIPLISRAPNAVALVLVTFAVSYITLVFGELVPKRLAILKSEQIAFAVARPIEWFSVITYPVIRALTISTNLVIRLFGVRPEDVAPSTTEDELKFLVTQHSALLDEEKELIRQAFEFGDILTRQIMVPRPDITAVESTATVKEALEETRESGHSRLLVYQENLDNIIGAIHLIDLIDLIENNQLDAPVIDIMRAVIHVPETRRAISLLKDMQTSKLSLAVVLDEYGGTSGIVAVEDIIEEIVGEFGAKAEEDELIKAVSDREIVVDGRITVDELNERFELEIPESPEYDTIAGWVLSKLGHIPRPGEEIKHSGHRFRIQSMQQRRVALIRIIRAEKEQEKEE
- a CDS encoding Crp/Fnr family transcriptional regulator; this encodes MSALRSCRLFVGLPEYNIEELDSISHPRAFSKDEIIFADGEEGEGFYVVIDGRVKIYKIGADGREQILHFVGEGDPFAEVTLFANTAYPAFAKAVTNARTLFFRRDDFKALVCKDPQLSLNMIAILSRHLRRFAVLVEELSLKDVPARVARYLLNLVPKNGRRGEAGTQVELDTSKTELAQRLGTISETISRTLGKMKASGIIDIDGKKITIIDEEMLEELAEGARK
- a CDS encoding P-II family nitrogen regulator; this encodes MKKIEAIIKPFKLDDVKNALSGIGVQGLTVSEVQGFGRQKGHTEVYRGAEYKVDFVPKTKLEILVDDGMVSQVVETITEAAKTGKIGDGKIFIYSVEDAIRIRTGERGVDAL
- a CDS encoding sortase; translation: MEIASSVFSKRLEKLSRKSRKRLSNLLIISGIIVIVFPLATEAYGYYKSVELMKAWEKQAKSQTAEAVKVRNDQDRMVAAGRLPDEEAILGGAAPGNGKKTKTPFPKTKIIIPKIGVNQVVMENSSPEALKNGPGHYAGMANPGDKGNCGIAGHRVTYTRPFNRLDELNQGDVIILETVDYRYEYRVETVAVVDPKNVSTLRPTSDAKVTLTTCNPKYSAKTRLNVQGVLVDTKPLKTSIVRVVKQLFKEPEQKKKPVGDKPKTYAELVADLKAARKASVEDPANIESHMSRAEASLALSLYDEMLEAIRAAEFINPKSADIAEVKEGFAAKRKRLQDRVDARLKNIGASGSMDPMVFLELGDIHMATGDYGSAVKVYDQLVEMMPHTVEAYYYRAAAYDRMGRDEQAIADYRQALVYDPGYQEALQAIDRINKGNKDDDTTSTGNTVKGPAAKPGSTQTHSYRLRPR
- a CDS encoding ammonium transporter — its product is MGTLDTGDTAWMLMSTALVMFMTPGLALFYGGLVRSKNVLSTIMHSFIMLGIGTIVWVLVGYSLAFGPDKFGLIGDLSMFGLKGVGMAPAEGSTIPEILFMAFQMMFAIITPALITGAFAERMKFSSYAVFMVAWLVLVYSPVAHWVWGGGWIMQLGALDFAGGTVVHINAAVAALAAAIVIGKRKGFGKEAMHPHNLPMTILGAAILWFGWFGFNAGSALAANGLAAVAFVVTHIATGMGALGWIIAEKLKTGKPTTLGAASGAVAGLVAITPAAGFVGPIAAIAIGFIGGILCYLAVGLKFKLGYDDSLDVVGVHGVGGIVGALLTGVFATVAINEAGANGLLYGGMDLFVKQIIAIGATIGYSFIMSFIILKAIEAVMGLRVSEEAEVNGLDLSLHSENGYALGGFSSGTLEHAVNATQAAPSFAAKPAPVSK